From the Metamycoplasma hominis ATCC 23114 genome, one window contains:
- a CDS encoding gamma-glutamylcyclotransferase family protein: MYVFSYGTIQDPQFYKELLPNSKPMPAILNGYAKCVDETMYFLLKKDLSSQVKGSVFEINKEELFLIDRWELFPQYQRFQVNVLLTETNEILENVYVYTKLEVGKYYLATDDMGFSRNPNANENNLNAFIEMEKAIKDFPLTDYIFLYDINEQEFEEINKLTHPYAALIIDDKENRNYVAIHGSIFAIKEDGKMYAALTSFSQKSNLNSIFYYQAFNEKLLNSKPEITLKSLYDNTNIDFLINKKPVYYLSSREDKTINETQVGWYENKAFELVEKDFDIDPFIRFNKMLKAFFDTKQKNDK; this comes from the coding sequence ATTTATGTTTTTAGTTATGGAACTATTCAAGATCCACAATTTTATAAAGAATTATTACCAAACTCAAAGCCAATGCCTGCAATATTAAACGGTTATGCAAAATGTGTTGATGAAACAATGTATTTTTTATTAAAAAAAGATTTGTCAAGTCAAGTTAAGGGAAGCGTATTTGAAATTAATAAAGAAGAATTGTTTTTAATTGATAGATGGGAATTATTTCCTCAATATCAAAGATTTCAAGTCAATGTTTTATTAACCGAAACAAATGAAATTTTAGAAAATGTTTATGTATATACAAAATTAGAAGTTGGAAAATATTATTTAGCAACAGATGATATGGGATTTTCTAGAAATCCTAATGCCAATGAAAATAATTTAAATGCTTTTATTGAAATGGAAAAGGCAATAAAAGATTTTCCATTAACTGACTATATATTTTTATATGACATAAACGAACAAGAATTTGAAGAAATTAATAAATTAACTCACCCTTATGCTGCTTTAATTATTGATGATAAGGAAAATAGAAATTATGTTGCAATTCACGGATCAATTTTTGCAATTAAAGAAGATGGTAAAATGTATGCAGCCTTAACTTCGTTTAGCCAAAAATCAAATTTAAATAGTATTTTTTATTATCAAGCATTTAATGAAAAGTTATTAAATAGCAAACCAGAAATAACGTTAAAATCGTTATATGATAATACAAATATAGATTTTTTAATTAATAAAAAACCTGTTTATTATTTAAGCTCAAGAGAAGACAAAACAATCAATGAAACTCAAGTTGGTTGATATGAAAATAAAGCCTTTGAATTAGTTGAAAAAGATTTTGACATTGATCCATTTATTCGCTTTAATAAAATGTTAAAAGCATTTTTTGATACAAAACAAAAAAATGATAAATAA
- a CDS encoding GIY-YIG nuclease family protein gives MINKEIIIKNVPHKPGVYLWKNKNGNIIYVGKAKDLKNRMLQYFDIKMQNSFKTEKMRQEIADFSTIILSSEREAFIEERKLIDFYKPFYNVLFPTRDSFPYIRVKLLSTNKLIIDIKNHYKKEPNSIYYGPIPDNKNFKPLIRYLNHLLLSKDGIIIEKQSPEFAKQRFEQAKSIMKFGPDFKRNLKQKINEAIEMNLFEQARFYDQILDLLNYNKQSQNIFIKTIKDIDVFGFYQYQNYMMVNVMIYKNGSLVNSYDYIFEIILNEHEFVNQFIDEFYVNNQLPAQIIIPLKYYELGGFDYNDKVSAPLNKLNKNLIDIAIENASNNIEQKIKNYLSKQTKDNEIFNKLCSYLNVYAERIVLFDNSFLSNTNEVIGAACYFKNGQAFKKFYRFYNLKLNLLRNADVEYMQQTSFNYLKDLGDQVDVVIVDGSIGQINEVKKSMAFLNLNIPLFGLVKNSKHETQKLIDSNNNEIKIDDQDVFNLLSRMQTEVDRFAKYRYNQKQRKSMLSNPLLKIKGIGFKTIEKLINYFGSYKKIQQASFDEISKVANKKVAKLICEDKGESFY, from the coding sequence ATGATAAATAAAGAAATAATTATAAAAAATGTGCCACATAAACCCGGAGTTTATTTATGAAAAAATAAAAATGGCAATATTATTTATGTTGGCAAAGCAAAAGATTTGAAAAATAGAATGTTGCAATACTTTGATATAAAAATGCAAAATTCTTTTAAAACAGAAAAAATGAGGCAAGAGATTGCCGATTTTTCTACAATCATTTTAAGCTCGGAACGTGAAGCATTTATTGAAGAAAGAAAATTGATTGATTTTTACAAGCCATTTTACAATGTTCTTTTTCCAACTAGAGATAGTTTCCCTTATATAAGAGTTAAATTACTAAGTACTAATAAATTAATAATTGATATAAAAAATCATTATAAAAAAGAACCAAATTCTATATATTATGGTCCTATTCCTGACAATAAAAATTTCAAACCATTAATTAGATATTTGAATCATTTACTACTTTCTAAGGATGGAATCATAATTGAAAAACAAAGTCCTGAATTTGCAAAGCAGAGATTTGAACAAGCCAAATCAATCATGAAATTTGGTCCTGATTTTAAAAGAAATTTAAAACAAAAAATCAATGAGGCAATTGAAATGAACCTGTTTGAGCAGGCGAGATTTTATGACCAAATTTTAGATTTATTAAATTACAATAAACAAAGTCAAAATATTTTTATAAAAACTATCAAAGATATTGATGTCTTTGGTTTTTATCAATATCAAAACTATATGATGGTTAATGTTATGATTTATAAAAATGGATCATTAGTAAATTCTTACGACTATATTTTTGAAATAATATTGAATGAACATGAATTTGTTAATCAATTTATTGATGAATTTTATGTTAATAATCAATTACCGGCTCAAATAATAATACCTTTAAAATATTATGAATTAGGTGGATTTGATTATAATGACAAAGTAAGCGCGCCATTGAACAAATTAAACAAAAACTTGATTGATATTGCTATTGAGAATGCATCAAATAATATTGAACAAAAAATAAAAAATTATTTGAGTAAGCAAACAAAAGACAATGAAATTTTCAATAAATTATGTTCATATTTGAATGTTTATGCAGAGAGAATTGTTTTATTTGACAATTCATTTTTATCAAATACTAACGAAGTAATAGGAGCAGCTTGCTATTTTAAAAATGGCCAAGCTTTTAAAAAATTCTACCGTTTCTATAATTTAAAATTGAATTTATTAAGAAATGCTGATGTTGAATATATGCAACAAACTTCCTTTAATTATTTAAAAGATTTGGGAGATCAAGTTGATGTTGTTATTGTTGATGGTTCAATTGGTCAAATAAATGAAGTTAAAAAATCAATGGCATTTTTAAATTTAAATATTCCTCTATTCGGGCTGGTTAAAAATAGTAAACATGAAACTCAAAAATTAATTGATTCAAACAACAACGAAATTAAAATAGATGACCAAGATGTATTTAATTTGCTTTCAAGAATGCAAACAGAGGTTGATAGGTTTGCAAAATATAGATATAACCAAAAACAAAGAAAATCAATGTTATCTAATCCTCTATTAAAAATAAAAGGTATTGGATTTAAGACAATAGAAAAATTAATTAATTATTTTGGCAGTTATAAAAAAATTCAACAAGCTTCTTTTGATGAAATATCAAAGGTAGCAAACAAAAAAGTTGCTAAGCTAATTTGTGAAGACAAAGGGGAATCGTTTTATTAA